One Phoenix dactylifera cultivar Barhee BC4 chromosome 8, palm_55x_up_171113_PBpolish2nd_filt_p, whole genome shotgun sequence genomic window carries:
- the LOC103708772 gene encoding LOW QUALITY PROTEIN: NADH-cytochrome b5 reductase-like protein (The sequence of the model RefSeq protein was modified relative to this genomic sequence to represent the inferred CDS: deleted 1 base in 1 codon) — MSKANPIDLQMVGIFFFFSFSALDPEKWLEFKLQETARVSHNTQLFRFSFDPAAKLGLDIASCILTRRPIAEESEGRRKYVIRPYTPISDPDSKGYFDLLIKVYSEWEDEPASASLKPGDVVEVKGPIEKLRYSPNMKKKIGMIAGGTGITPMLQVIKAILKNPDDNTQVSLLYANISPDDILLKRELDRLSVSYPNFKVFYTVDKPSSNWIGGAGYISKDMIAKGLPGPAEDSLILVCGPPGMMKHISGDKAKDRSQGELTGLLKEVGYTEQMVYKF, encoded by the exons ATGAGTAAGGCTAACCCTATTGATCTACAAAtggttggaatttttttttttttttcattttcagcACTTGACCCAGAAAAATGGTTGGAATTTAAGCTGCAAGAGACTGCAAGGGTCAGCCACAACACTCAGTTATTCAG GTTCTCATTTGATCCTGCTGCCAAGTTGGGGCTTGATATTGCTTCATGTATTCTTACAAG GCGCCCGATTGCAGAGGAAtcagaagggagaagaaaatatGTTATTCGCCC gTATACGCCTATATCAGACCCAGATTCAAAAGgctattttgatcttttaattaAG GTTTATTCTGAATGGGAAGATGAGCCAGCATCTGCAAGTTTAAAGCCAGGTGATGTTGTTGAAGTCAAAGG GCCAATTGAA AAGCTCAGATATAGCCCAAATATGAAGAAGAAAATTGGCATG ATTGCAGGAGGCACAGGTATCACACCAATGCTGCAGGTTATCAAGGCTATTCTGAAGAATCCTGATGACAACACTCAG GTATCATTGCTGTATGCTAACATATCACCAGATGATATTTTGTTAAAAAGGGAGCTTGACAGACTCTCTGTTAGCTATCCAAATTTTAAG GTATTTTATACTGTGGACAAGCCATCTAGTAACTGGATTGGAGGTGCTGGGTATATATCAAAGGACATGATTGCGAAAGGCTTGCCTGGTCCTGCAGAAGACAGTCTTATACTT GTCTGTGGTCCCCCAGGAATGATGAAACACATATCTGGAGACAAGGCAAAAGACAGATCACAAGGCGAG CTAACTGGTCTACTCAAGGAGGTTGGGTACACAGAACAGATGGTATACAAATTTTGA